The following coding sequences lie in one Vespa velutina chromosome 24, iVesVel2.1, whole genome shotgun sequence genomic window:
- the LOC124957149 gene encoding SUMO-conjugating enzyme UBC9-B, with protein sequence MSGIAIARLAEERKAWRKDHPFGFVARPTKNPDGTLNLMSWECAIPGKKSTPWEGGLYKLRMIFKDDYPSSPPKCKFEPPLFHPNVYPSGTVCLSLLDEEKDWRPAITIKQILLGIQDLLNEPNVKDPAQAEAYTIYCQNRLEYEKRVRAQARAMAPQE encoded by the exons ATGTCAGGCATTGCTATTGCAAGACTCGCCGAAGAGCGAAAAGCATGGAGGAAGGATCATCCGTTT GGCTTTGTGGCAAGGCCAACAAAAAATCCAGATGGTACGCTTAATTTGATGAGTTGGGAATGTGCAATCCCTGGAAAGAAATCT ACTCCTTGGGAAGGTGGATTATATAAATTGCGAATGATCTTTAAAGATGATTATCCTTCTAGTCCACCAAAATGCAAATTCGAACCACCATTATTCCATCCAAATGTATACCCATCTGGAACAGTATGTCTTTCTTTGttggacgaagaaaaagattggcGACCAGCAATTACAATAAAACAAATACTTTTGGGTATTCAAGATTTACTTAATGAACCTAATGTAAAAGATCCAGCCCAAGCTGAAGCTTACACAATATACtg TCAAAATCGCTTGGAATATGAAAAACGTGTAAGGGCTCAGGCAAGAGCAATGGCACctcaagaataa
- the LOC124957148 gene encoding vitamin K epoxide reductase complex subunit 1-like protein 1, whose translation MPVTPESLRNISTGLILLCIIGTILSYYAYIVETTKENNDSYEALCDINEHISCSRVLTSEYGKGFGLIPNNSVLYFPNSLYGLGFYLLITGLSILNDHSSVFTIIFLGILSNIASIYLAYILYLLRDICIICISSYIINALILILAFKKLRLLSEIKKTKQKVQ comes from the exons atgccTGTTACACCGGAATCACTGCGTAATATTTCAACTGGTTTAATTTTGTTGTGCATCATTGGTACGATATTGTCGTATTATGCTTATATTGTGgaaacaacaaaagaaaataatgattcttATGAAGCATTATGCGACATTAATGAGCATATAAGTTGTAGCAGAGTATTGACGTCCGA ataTGGTAAAGGATTTGGATTGATACCAAATAATTCTGTACTATACTTTCCAAACAGTTTATATGGTTTaggattttatcttttaataaccGGATTGA gTATATTGAACGATCACTCCAGTGTCTTCACAATAATATTCTTAGGAATTTTATCAAACATTGCTTCCATTTATCTagcttatattttatacttattaagagatatctgtattatttgtataagCAGTTATATCATTAATGCTCTTATCTTAATACTGGCATTTAAAAAGTTACGACTATTATCAGAAATCAAAAAGACCAAGCAAAAGGTTCaataa